Proteins encoded within one genomic window of Blattabacterium cuenoti:
- the tpiA gene encoding triose-phosphate isomerase: MKKKIVIANWKMNHDFYETTSFLRDLLKIFFDKKINYKKKVIIAPSFPFLQISNQILQGTSLNVAAQNVHQMENGPYTGEVSASMLRSIGIKQVILGHSERKKYFSETNDILLKKIHISLKYGLNIIFCVGETFFERKRKEQFIVVKNQLEETVFQCTSEKISNFIIAYEPIWAIGTGETATPEQVQKMHKYIRTLFLDKYGEKISKKIHILYGGSINDTNARNIFSKEDIDGGLVGNSSLQIEKFLKILLS, from the coding sequence ATGAAAAAAAAGATTGTAATTGCAAATTGGAAGATGAATCATGATTTCTATGAAACGACTTCTTTTCTTAGAGATTTACTAAAAATTTTTTTTGATAAAAAAATAAATTACAAAAAAAAGGTTATTATTGCACCATCTTTTCCTTTTTTACAAATTTCGAATCAGATTTTACAAGGGACTTCTTTAAATGTTGCTGCTCAGAACGTTCATCAAATGGAAAATGGACCTTATACGGGAGAAGTATCTGCCTCTATGCTAAGATCTATAGGAATTAAACAAGTAATATTAGGACATAGCGAACGGAAAAAATATTTTTCCGAAACAAATGACATTTTACTAAAAAAAATTCATATTTCTTTAAAATATGGATTAAACATTATTTTTTGTGTTGGAGAAACATTTTTTGAAAGAAAAAGAAAAGAACAGTTTATCGTTGTTAAAAATCAGTTAGAAGAAACTGTATTTCAATGTACTTCAGAAAAAATTAGCAATTTTATTATTGCATACGAACCTATATGGGCTATTGGAACAGGGGAAACAGCTACTCCTGAACAAGTTCAAAAAATGCATAAGTATATTCGTACTTTATTTTTAGACAAATATGGAGAAAAAATATCAAAAAAAATCCATATTTTGTATGGAGGAAGTATAAACGATACTAATGCAAGAAATATTTTTTCTAAAGAAGATATAGATGGAGGTCTTGTTGGAAATTCTTCACTTCAAATAGAAAAATTTTTAAAAATACTTTTATCCTAA
- a CDS encoding DUF1599 domain-containing protein — protein MNHIFIDFIIEKCKKLFKEKLKDYDLSWKFLKISSMIDQIFIKILRIQNIQKKGNTKVKEENIIDTYLDVINYIIITLIKLNFSSSLKRKISHSKILNIYNKQLNPIKNWNDKEEINDGLSIDTIVENILSCKKKKNFLSKSKDLEKFYLKMLKMIIFLLSKNRDIEKMKMN, from the coding sequence ATGAATCATATTTTCATTGATTTTATCATTGAAAAATGTAAAAAATTATTTAAAGAAAAATTAAAAGATTATGATTTATCATGGAAATTTTTAAAAATTTCTTCTATGATAGATCAAATTTTTATAAAAATTTTACGTATACAAAATATTCAAAAAAAAGGAAATACAAAAGTAAAAGAAGAAAACATTATAGATACATATCTAGATGTTATTAATTACATTATAATAACATTAATAAAATTAAATTTTTCTTCTTCTTTGAAAAGAAAGATTTCACATTCTAAAATTTTAAATATATATAACAAACAATTAAATCCAATTAAAAATTGGAACGATAAAGAAGAAATCAATGATGGATTATCAATAGATACAATTGTAGAAAACATTTTATCTTGTAAAAAAAAAAAAAATTTTCTTTCTAAATCTAAAGATTTGGAAAAATTTTATTTAAAAATGTTAAAAATGATAATCTTTTTACTCTCTAAGAATAGAGATATAGAAAAAATGAAAATGAATTAG